The stretch of DNA GATGTGTTCTGCGCCTCCTTCAACCCGACCGTTCCGGGCGATGAGCCCGGATACGGGGCGAGCGGCACTACCACGGTCAGGACCGGCACCGGCACGAACGAGTGGTCCTTTGAGGTCAATACGACCATATTTTCCGCCGAACCGTACCGAATAACCGTCGAATCGGTGGAAGCCGACGTGAGCAAAGCCGCCACGCTTTACCTGGACGGCGAGTCGTATACGCCGCCTGATCCGCCGGTGGGTCCGACGGGCGGGAACTACGGGATCGAGTATATCTTCATCGACCCGGAGACGGACAGGATCGTTGCCGGGGAGAGCGTATGTCTGCGCGGTGGGTTCTCCCTCAAAGATGACGGCGATTCCACCTTCCCTGCCGGCGACCGTCTCGAATGGCGTACCGATCTCGAAAACCCCTGCTGGCGGTATACCATTGAGGTAGGAGATGTCTCCGCCGGGTCCCGGACGGTGTACGCTCGAAATCTCACCATCGACGGCTTCGACCTCTCGTACAACGCTGATCTCGATGTCCGGATACGGCTCTCTCTCTCCGGCAACGCCTCTTTGACCTCGGCCGCCCTGAACCAGACGCTGCTTGCGGTCAGGCAGGTGGACGGAGACGGGGCGTGCGTGAACGGGAGCGAGTATCTCCTCCGCTTTACCCCTTCAGGAGCGCCGTCAACCACCATCGCCCTCTCCCCCGGCTGGAACTTCGTCTCCACCCCGAAGACCCTCGCCGCCGGGAAGGACACGGCAGCGATCTTCGCCGGGGTGGACACGGCGGGCCACTCGGTCCTCCGCTACGACACGCCGACGGGAACCTGGGTCGCCCTGAAACCCACCGACCGGATCCGCCCCCTGGAGGGCTACTGGATCTACGCGGCGGCGGCCACCGAGATCACCCTCTTCTCCTCCACCGCCTCCCCGCAGGCCCCGCCGGAGCGTGCCCTTGCGGCCGGGTGGAACGCCGTCGGCTTTTCCGACACCGAACCGGCCGCCGCCCGCGACGCCCTCGTCTCCCTCGGCGGCACATGGTCGGTGGTGATGGGCTTCGACGCCGCCGCCCAGACCTACGAGACCTCGATCATCAGGGGTGGGAGCGGGGAGCACAGCGATGCGGGCTGGCTGCTCCCGGCGAAGGGATACTGGCTGTACATGACGGAAGACGGAACGCTCGCCGCCATCGGGGCGTGAAGGAGATGCGTATGAAAACATATGCATGTGTCTGCCTCTTCCTCCTCGCCCTCGCTCTCCCGGCCGGAGCCGTGCCCGTCCTCCCGCAGGAGGTCTACGGGACGGTGACCTGCAACGGCACCCCGGCCCCGGCCGGAACGGTCGTCGCCGCCCTGATCGACGGGGTGGTCTGCGGGCGGTTTTCCCTCGACGAGGCGGGCGTGATGGGCGGTGCCGGCACCTTCGACGAGCGGCTGATCGTAGGCGGCGAAAGTGCAGGAAAAACCGTTTCCTTCATCGTGAACGGGGAGGCGGCCACCGAGACCCTGGCGTTTTCGCCCGGCACCGTCGCCCGCCTGGACCTCACCGCTCCCGAGGACGCTCTCATCCCGCAGGGCCCCCATGCGGCCTTCTCCGCCTCGCCCACCCTGGGCGTCGCCCCCCTCACCGTCAGGTTCGCCGACCTCTCGGCGAACGCCTCGGCCTGGGCGTGGACCTTCGGCGACGGGACGACCTCGACGGTGCAGTACCCGATCCACACCTACACCGCGGGCGGCACCTACACCGTCGTCCTCTCGGTCAACGGCGGGGCGGGGGTAGCCAACGCCACGATCGGCGTTTTGCCCGTCCTCTTCGGCGACGCCAACGACAACGGCGCCGTCGACCAGGCCGACACCCTCCGGGTGCTCAAGCAGGTCGTGGGTCTGGCGGCGATGCCGGCGAGCGGGACGGATCTCTTCAGGCAGACCGACGTGCACGAGAACGGTGCGATCGAGATCGGGGACGCCCTCTTCATCGCCCAGTACAATGTGGGGCTGCGGGGGGCGTGGTTCGGGATGGGGGGATGAGATCCCATCCGCACACTATACATGAACGCATGCACCACCCGAAACCAGATATGCCCTCCCTCGCCCTGACCCCGTCCGCATCTTCATCAGCAGCGTGCAGAAGGAGTTCGCCGGGGAACGGGCGGCCCTCCGCGACTACCTGCGGGGCGACGCACTGATGCGGCGGTTCTTCGAGGTCTTCCTCTTCGAGGACGTCCCGGCCGCCGACCGCCGCACCGACGACCTGTACCTCGACGAAAAAATCCCCGATCGTCAGATATCGGACACCCTAAAAACGGAAGATGTCCGATAAATGTCCGATAAATGTCCGTTATCTTGCCGGGTATACTTCGACACATCAGGCTTTCCCGGGCAAGGCCGGGCTGCGCTCGCGAAAGGCTCCGGAGGGGATACGCCATGAGCATCGTCGGCGACCAAGGAACTCACCGTCGGCGCCAGCACCGCACTGAGAGACCTGCACGACATGGTCGCAAAGCATGTTCTTGAACGGCGGGGCGCATCTCGGCGGGACATGCACTATGTCCTGTTCAGGGAGACGAGGGGGTCACCGTGATGTGGTGTGATAAGGAGTGATGTGGTGTGATAAGGAGTGATGTGGTGTGATGATCTCCCGACAGATCGCAAAGGCTCTTTCCGGCACGGGGTAACCCCTCACCCCCACCCGATCATCTGCAGCACGATCGCCACCGCCCCGCCGGAACCGATCGGGGGGCGCCCATCCGAACACTATAAATGAACGCACGCGCCACCCGAAACCAGATATGCACCCTCTCGCCCTGGTCCGCCAGAACCTCCGCACCATCCGGGAACGCTACGGTGTGGCACGCATCGGCGTATTCGGGTCGGTCGTGCGGGGCGAGGCCACCCCGGAAAGCGACATCGACATCCTGGTGGAGTTTCGGGAGGGGGAGGAGACCTTCGACCATTTCATGGACCTCAAGTTCTACCTCGAAGACCTCCTGGGCCGGCCGGCCGATCTCGTCATTGCCGATACCTTAAAGGCCAGGATCAGGAGCACCGTTCTGGCAGAGGTGGTCTATGCCTAGAGACCTCCTGCTCTCCCTGGAGGACATCAGGGATGCCCTCTGTGGGGGAACGGTCGTTTGAGGATGTTGTGGACGATCCGATGTGCCTCGACGCCGTCGTGCTGCGGTTCATCACCATCGGGGAGGCGGTGAAACATCTCCCGGCCGACCTCACCGCCGGCCATCCCGAGATCGAGTGGCGAAAGATTGCCGGGCTCCGGGACATCAGTGTTCATTCGTATTATTCGGTGAAACCGACGATTCTCTGGGATATCATCCAGACCAAACTCGATCCCCTTGACGAGGCCGTCGAGGGTATGATCCGGGATGAAGGGGAATAACCCTCTTCACCCCCACTCGTTCATCTGCAAAACAATCGCCACCGCCTGCCCGGCCCCGTCATGCGGCACAACCCATCCGAACACTATAAATGAACGCATGCACCACCCGAAAAGAGCGATGAAAACCCCCACGGCTGACCTCTCCTCCCTCCTCACCCGCTATGAAGGGCGGCAGATCGACTTCAAGGAAGAGGTGAGCAGCACCTTCTACAAACTCCTTTCCGCCTTCGCCAACACCGCCGGCGGCACCGCCGTCCTCGGCGCGAGGGACCGCGACCACGCCGTCACCGGCATCGACCTGCGCAACAACGCCCAGAAAAAACTCGCAGACAGCATCACAAGCCGGCTCGGCATCCACCCGGTCATCGAGACCCACGAGATCGACGGCAAAAATATCCTCATCGTCACCGTCGAGCAGAGCCGCACGCCGGTCGCCTATGACGGCCGCTACTACACCCGCGTCGGCGACACCACCCGCGAGATGCTCCCGGACGAACTGCGGGGCTTCTTCCAGGAGAGCATCGAGTGGGACAGCGTCCCCGGGACGTTCGACCTCGATGAGATCGACGCGGCGAGCGTCCGGCGGTTCCTCGCCCTCGCCCGGAAAGCTGGCCGCCTCACGGCCACCGACCCGGAAGAACCGGTCGAGGCCGTCCTCCGCCGTCTCGGCCTCATCAGGGACGGCCGCATCACCAACGGCGCCATCGCCCTCTTCGGCACCGACCCGCAGCACCACTTCCCGAACACCGTCCTGCGGATCGGGAGGTTCAGGCGGGCCGACATCATCATCGGCGACCACGAGATCAGGGGCAACCTCTTCGCCCAGTTCGAGGAGGCCGAGCGGACCATCAAGAACTACATCGGCGTCCGCTACGATATCTCCGAGGAGGCGATGCGGGAGTCCTTCCAGCGAAAGGAGGTCTGGGACTACCCGCTCCCGGCGATCCGGGAGGCCCTCCTCAACGCCCTCATCCACCGTGACTACTTCAACAACACCGTCCAGACCCAGGTCAGGATCTTCGACGACCACATCCGCTTCCACAACCCGGGCCGCCTCCCCGAGGGCGTCACCATCGAGATGATCCTCAGGGAGCACTACTCCTACCTCCGTAACCCGCGGATCGCTGACATCTTCTACCGTGCCGGCCTGGTGGAGCGCTACGGGTCTGGGATCGAACGGATCATCAGGGCACTGATGGAGGAAAACCTGCCGGCGCCAGAGATCGTCAGCACGCCCCTCGGCTTCACGCTCACCATGCGTTCAAACCCCTTCACCGACGAATTCCTGCAGGCACTCGATCTGAACGATCGGCAGATCGCGGCCGTTTCCTACCTCAAGGAGCATGGCACCATCACCAACAGCCAGTACCAGGAACTCACCGCCGTCGCTGCCCGGACCGCACTGAAAGACCTGAACGACATGGTTGCAAAGCATGTTCTTGAACGTCGTGGCACTTCACGGCGGGATACTCACTATGTTCTGTTTAGGGAGATGGGGGGTCACCGTGATAATGCGTGATCAATGCGTGATAATGCGTGATCAGTGCGTGATAATGCCCTAGGCAAAGGAGTGACCCCTCACCCCCACCCGAGCATCTGCAGCACGATCGCCACCGCCCCGCCCACGACCCCCCCAGCCCCGGCGGCGATCTGCCTGTCCCGCCTGCTCTCCCCCACCGTCTCGCTCCGCCACCCCTCCAGGGCGCGGAGCCTCTCCTCCCGGCAGGTCCCCTCCTCCTCCATCCTTGAGAGGGTCCGGCAGATCCATTTTACGTCCCTGGCCGTCTCGGCGACCAGCTCCCGCGTCGTCTTCTCGGGCATGGCTCCTCGCCAGGGAGATCGCCGGGAACGGAGATGAGCGTTTCTTAACCCTGCCGTACGCCCCGCCCGTTCGGCCGTCCGATGTTAAGGCAGGCAGATATCCCCCAGGGTCATAGGAGAATGTGCCTGTTCATGTGCCCCGGAGCATGCGGGCAGGAGAAACACAAAATGGCAGACTTTGTCGAGACCAGCAACACCAAGACCGCCGT from Methanofollis liminatans DSM 4140 encodes:
- a CDS encoding ATP-binding protein gives rise to the protein MKTPTADLSSLLTRYEGRQIDFKEEVSSTFYKLLSAFANTAGGTAVLGARDRDHAVTGIDLRNNAQKKLADSITSRLGIHPVIETHEIDGKNILIVTVEQSRTPVAYDGRYYTRVGDTTREMLPDELRGFFQESIEWDSVPGTFDLDEIDAASVRRFLALARKAGRLTATDPEEPVEAVLRRLGLIRDGRITNGAIALFGTDPQHHFPNTVLRIGRFRRADIIIGDHEIRGNLFAQFEEAERTIKNYIGVRYDISEEAMRESFQRKEVWDYPLPAIREALLNALIHRDYFNNTVQTQVRIFDDHIRFHNPGRLPEGVTIEMILREHYSYLRNPRIADIFYRAGLVERYGSGIERIIRALMEENLPAPEIVSTPLGFTLTMRSNPFTDEFLQALDLNDRQIAAVSYLKEHGTITNSQYQELTAVAARTALKDLNDMVAKHVLERRGTSRRDTHYVLFREMGGHRDNA
- a CDS encoding HepT-like ribonuclease domain-containing protein; its protein translation is MPSVGERSFEDVVDDPMCLDAVVLRFITIGEAVKHLPADLTAGHPEIEWRKIAGLRDISVHSYYSVKPTILWDIIQTKLDPLDEAVEGMIRDEGE
- a CDS encoding PKD domain-containing protein, whose product is MKTYACVCLFLLALALPAGAVPVLPQEVYGTVTCNGTPAPAGTVVAALIDGVVCGRFSLDEAGVMGGAGTFDERLIVGGESAGKTVSFIVNGEAATETLAFSPGTVARLDLTAPEDALIPQGPHAAFSASPTLGVAPLTVRFADLSANASAWAWTFGDGTTSTVQYPIHTYTAGGTYTVVLSVNGGAGVANATIGVLPVLFGDANDNGAVDQADTLRVLKQVVGLAAMPASGTDLFRQTDVHENGAIEIGDALFIAQYNVGLRGAWFGMGG
- a CDS encoding nucleotidyltransferase family protein, whose amino-acid sequence is MHPLALVRQNLRTIRERYGVARIGVFGSVVRGEATPESDIDILVEFREGEETFDHFMDLKFYLEDLLGRPADLVIADTLKARIRSTVLAEVVYA